The bacterium nucleotide sequence ACCAGCCGCGCTCTGGCCACGGGATCCTTCAGCAGCGCCAGGCGGCCCGCCAGATCGAGCTTTGCAAGCTCGCTCCAGCCCGGGCCGGCGGTGTTCCAGGGTGTGTTGTTCACGAGACCGAAGAGCATCCCGAGCGAACGCACCTGGGTCTGGCCGAAGACGTTCCCGCCGCGGCTCGCGCCGTCGTCGAGGATCTCCAGTGCTTCGCGCCAGCTGTTCTCCAGGCCGCGCGTGTGGACATACGCAAAGGTCACCGGAAGCCCGGCCTCGAGCCCGATGTCCAGCATCAGCTCGAGCTCTTCGCGATGCGTCTTCGCGTCGCGATGGTCGAGATAGGGGACCGATTGGAAGACGCCACCACCCCGCTCCGCCATCGCACTGGCGATCCCCATCAGCTCGTTCTTGTCCGCGAACGTGCCGGGTACCTCGACGCCTTCGGGAGTGCGATGCACGTGGGTGCGCGATGTCGAGAATCCGAGGGCGCCCTTGGAGATGGCCTCTCCAACGATCTCCCGCATCGCGGCAACGTCATCCGGCCCGGCCGTCTTCTGGCTGAGCGCACGCTCGCCCATCACCCAGAAGCGGACGGCAGAGTGGCCCACCATTCCCCCAGCATTGATGCCGAGGGGCTGCGAATCGAGGGCGTCGAGATACTCGCCAAATGTCTCCCAGCTCCACTTCATGCCGAGCTCGATGCTCTTGGCCGGGATGTCCTCGACGGATTCCATCAGGTGCGCAAGCGTGCCGCGGTCGGCCTTGTGGCATGGCGCAAAGCCAACGCCGCAGTTGCCCATCACCACCGATGTAATGCCATGCCAGCAGGCCGAGGTCGCCAGCGGGTCCCAGAAGATCTGTGCGTCGAGATGCGCGTGGATGTCCACGAAGCCGGGGGTCACGATCTGGCCGTTGGCGTCGATCTCTCGGGCGGCCTTCCCCTCCAGCTTGCCGACCGCGGTGATCCGCTCGCCGCGGACACCGACGTCGGCCCGGACCGGCGGCCCCCCGCTGCCGTCGAAGAGACGGCCATTGCGAATCAGAATGTCGAAGCCCACTGCAACCTGCTCCTTGATGTGTTCCCAGCTCGAATCGGTTGTGGGTGGATCTGTGTGGATGAGAGCGCTGCGCGGGCTATGCCCCGAGCCCGCGGACCTCTTCGACCTTGATCTTCACGGCATTCTGGATCGGGGGCAGCTTGAGTCCCTTC carries:
- a CDS encoding amidohydrolase family protein, producing the protein MGFDILIRNGRLFDGSGGPPVRADVGVRGERITAVGKLEGKAAREIDANGQIVTPGFVDIHAHLDAQIFWDPLATSACWHGITSVVMGNCGVGFAPCHKADRGTLAHLMESVEDIPAKSIELGMKWSWETFGEYLDALDSQPLGINAGGMVGHSAVRFWVMGERALSQKTAGPDDVAAMREIVGEAISKGALGFSTSRTHVHRTPEGVEVPGTFADKNELMGIASAMAERGGGVFQSVPYLDHRDAKTHREELELMLDIGLEAGLPVTFAYVHTRGLENSWREALEILDDGASRGGNVFGQTQVRSLGMLFGLVNNTPWNTAGPGWSELAKLDLAGRLALLKDPVARARLVSEAEASPMSQGGLMHVMYLQRVEGGEARYDVRPEDSLMALAAQRGVSGVEAFLQIAAESEGQAIFLFPFGNHDFEVVGEMLRHPRMLLGLADSGAHCGQIMDASLPSYLLSYWVRERGLMPLERAIEKLSSEPARFFGLKDRGVVREGAYADLNIIDYERLQVLPPEFVHDLPGGAGRFIQKSRGITATLVNGELFMQDGEHTGALAGQALRGSKYSA